One Brevibacillus choshinensis genomic window carries:
- a CDS encoding M20 family metallopeptidase: MSIHTYLQDNMTHFLKLLEEAVNMDSPSRDKELGDRMAGWFALQFQRLTTGAAELVPNSLYGDQVRCTLGNGDRQVLIIGHYDTVWLKGEAALRPFSIKDGKAYGPGVYDMKAGVLQAMFAMRALVQLDRLPKDKKIVLLLNSDEEIGSPTSRKLVEEEASKSIACFVLEPPTEPSGALKTWRKGSAHFTLQVHGVSAHAGVDHQKGISAIEEMSRQIQYLHSLTDYDRGTTINVGTVNGGIGSNVVADFAEAQVDVRIVSMEEARRIERVIRELKPSLAGTTIEVTGGIRRPPMERTEETGALFELAKSISDSELGLALEESGTGGVSDGNFAAACGTPTLDGLGSKGGLAHSPEEWIELGEISVRAALLARLIEEV, translated from the coding sequence ATGTCAATTCACACGTATTTACAAGACAACATGACACACTTTCTGAAGTTGCTCGAAGAAGCGGTCAACATGGATTCCCCATCGCGGGACAAAGAGTTGGGTGACCGAATGGCAGGGTGGTTTGCCCTTCAATTTCAACGCTTGACCACAGGGGCGGCGGAGCTGGTCCCGAACTCCCTATATGGGGATCAGGTGCGGTGCACATTGGGCAACGGGGATCGACAAGTGCTGATCATCGGTCACTACGATACCGTGTGGCTAAAAGGAGAAGCGGCGCTCAGGCCCTTCTCCATAAAGGACGGCAAAGCGTACGGTCCGGGCGTTTACGACATGAAGGCTGGAGTGTTGCAGGCGATGTTTGCAATGCGTGCCCTGGTGCAGCTCGACCGCTTGCCGAAGGATAAAAAGATCGTCCTGCTGCTAAACAGCGACGAAGAAATCGGAAGCCCTACTTCCCGCAAGCTGGTGGAGGAGGAGGCATCGAAGTCGATCGCTTGCTTCGTGCTGGAGCCGCCGACAGAGCCATCAGGCGCACTGAAGACGTGGCGCAAGGGAAGCGCTCATTTCACGCTGCAGGTGCACGGGGTGTCGGCCCATGCCGGGGTCGATCATCAAAAAGGGATATCGGCAATCGAAGAAATGTCCAGGCAAATTCAATATCTGCATTCGCTTACCGATTATGACCGCGGGACGACGATCAATGTCGGCACGGTCAATGGCGGGATCGGCTCGAATGTGGTCGCTGATTTTGCCGAGGCGCAAGTGGATGTGCGGATCGTTTCCATGGAGGAGGCTAGGCGGATCGAACGGGTCATTCGCGAGCTGAAGCCGTCTCTCGCGGGGACGACCATCGAGGTAACCGGAGGCATCAGGCGTCCACCGATGGAGAGGACGGAAGAGACCGGAGCGTTGTTTGAGCTGGCTAAATCAATCAGCGATAGCGAATTGGGGCTCGCGCTCGAGGAATCAGGGACAGGCGGGGTGAGCGACGGGAACTTCGCAGCTGCATGCGGCACCCCTACTCTGGATGGTCTCGGCTCCAAAGGAGGATTGGCCCACTCGCCGGAGGAATGGATCGAACTGGGTGAAATATCGGTCCGCGCTGCGCTGCTGGCGCGTTTGATCGAAGAAGTATAG
- a CDS encoding MFS transporter — protein sequence MSSDAHSLRTILKQTKSAYAVAFACVVAFMGIGLVDPILPAIASKLNATPSQVSLLFTSYMLMTGITMLVTGWLSSRIGPKRTMLFGLLAIIIFAFLGGMASSVNGIVWFRAGWGFGNAFFISTALAVIVSVATGGTASAIVLYEAAIGLGMSVGPLLGGLLGGISWRGPFFGVSVLMAIAFLAVYVLLKDVPKPAKRTSLLDPFRALRYPGLFTMAVTALLYNFGFFTLLAYSPFVLHMDEHSLGLVFFFWGVLLAVTSVIIAPKLQDRFGSVPTLFAMLLLLAIDLAYMGFGVTSQTGLVVAIILAGGILGIINTILTASVMDVAPVERAVASSAYSFVRFVGGAIAPWLAGKLSEVYAPSIPFYAGAIAVLISMLALFIGRRFLREIK from the coding sequence ATGTCTTCAGATGCACATTCACTTCGTACGATCCTGAAGCAGACCAAATCTGCTTATGCCGTTGCGTTCGCTTGCGTAGTAGCCTTCATGGGGATCGGATTGGTAGACCCGATCCTGCCTGCCATCGCCAGCAAGCTGAATGCCACTCCTAGTCAGGTATCGCTGCTGTTTACCAGCTACATGCTGATGACCGGAATCACCATGCTGGTTACCGGATGGCTGTCAAGCCGGATCGGTCCCAAACGCACCATGCTGTTCGGGTTGCTTGCGATCATCATCTTTGCTTTTTTGGGCGGCATGGCAAGCTCCGTCAACGGGATCGTCTGGTTCCGCGCCGGATGGGGATTCGGAAATGCCTTTTTTATTTCAACAGCACTCGCTGTCATCGTCAGCGTAGCTACTGGCGGTACAGCTTCCGCCATCGTTTTGTACGAGGCCGCAATCGGTCTGGGTATGTCGGTCGGGCCACTCCTTGGAGGTCTTCTCGGCGGAATCAGCTGGCGCGGCCCTTTCTTCGGCGTATCCGTTTTGATGGCCATCGCATTCCTGGCCGTCTATGTTTTGCTGAAGGATGTTCCAAAGCCTGCGAAACGCACGTCGCTCCTGGATCCCTTCCGCGCCTTGCGCTACCCTGGTCTGTTTACGATGGCCGTCACTGCCCTATTATATAACTTTGGCTTCTTTACCCTGCTCGCTTATTCACCGTTTGTCCTGCACATGGATGAGCATAGCCTGGGTCTCGTCTTCTTTTTCTGGGGCGTCCTGCTAGCCGTGACCTCCGTCATTATCGCACCAAAGCTGCAGGACCGCTTCGGTTCTGTTCCGACTCTGTTTGCCATGCTTCTGCTTTTGGCCATCGACCTCGCCTACATGGGTTTTGGCGTCACTTCCCAGACAGGGCTGGTCGTCGCGATCATCCTGGCCGGCGGGATCTTGGGGATCATCAATACGATCCTGACTGCCTCTGTGATGGACGTCGCCCCTGTGGAGCGGGCCGTCGCCTCTTCCGCGTACAGCTTTGTCCGGTTCGTAGGCGGTGCCATCGCTCCATGGCTCGCCGGAAAACTGTCAGAGGTCTATGCCCCAAGCATTCCGTTTTACGCGGGAGCGATCGCTGTCCTGATCAGTATGCTCGCCCTCTTTATCGGACGCCGTTTCCTGCGTGAGATCAAGTGA
- a CDS encoding MerR family transcriptional regulator, with amino-acid sequence MYKIEEVAQKTKLTKRALRYYEELGLVSPSGRTEGGYRMYTDADVERILYVKDMRDLLGASLGEIKNMVELGRLYEEQRDFYNEHYKNRDLDGPELLKRIEMLQTLEDTLTPQRDLLVSKIERMQELLQSYEEKLERIVSKRTELTSQYKGGNN; translated from the coding sequence ATGTACAAAATCGAGGAAGTCGCACAGAAAACCAAACTGACCAAAAGAGCCCTCCGTTATTACGAGGAATTGGGACTCGTGTCTCCATCGGGGAGGACCGAGGGCGGCTATCGCATGTATACGGATGCTGACGTAGAGCGGATCCTTTACGTCAAAGACATGCGTGATTTGCTCGGTGCCTCCTTGGGCGAAATCAAAAACATGGTCGAGCTCGGCCGGCTTTATGAGGAGCAGCGGGACTTTTACAACGAGCATTACAAAAACCGCGATCTGGATGGGCCTGAGCTGCTCAAACGGATTGAGATGCTGCAAACATTGGAAGATACGCTCACACCGCAGCGCGATTTGCTCGTCAGCAAAATCGAGCGGATGCAGGAGCTCTTGCAAAGCTATGAGGAGAAACTTGAGAGAATCGTCAGCAAACGAACCGAGCTGACTTCACAATATAAGGGAGGAAACAACTAG
- a CDS encoding aldo/keto reductase gives MHYRRLGSSGMKVSALGLGTNSFGGRADEATSTRIIHQAIDSGITFIDTANIYTNTESERIIGGALEGRRHEVVLATKAGLVRGEGPNQKGSSRYHLQMELENSLRRLRTDYVDLYQIHTFDPDTPLEETLRALDDMVRSGKVRYIGASNYAAWELVKALGISERLGLNRFVSTQVSYSLADRSPEKELVPACLDQGVGIIPYFPLAGGILTGKYTSTQQAPEGSRADKEPRFTRFLNEDKVAFGQKLSSLANELGHSPSALSLAWLMHQPVVSTVIVGATRVEQLTDNVPSTSIQLDESTRSQLDQLSEPYRHGEPFAVYRLS, from the coding sequence ATGCACTATCGTCGTTTGGGCAGCAGTGGTATGAAGGTCTCTGCACTGGGACTCGGCACCAATTCATTCGGAGGACGAGCAGACGAAGCGACCTCTACACGGATTATCCATCAGGCGATCGATAGCGGAATTACATTTATCGATACCGCGAATATTTACACGAACACGGAGTCGGAGCGCATTATCGGAGGGGCTTTGGAAGGCAGACGGCATGAAGTGGTGCTGGCGACCAAGGCAGGGCTGGTACGCGGCGAAGGACCGAATCAAAAAGGCTCCTCCCGCTATCACTTGCAGATGGAGCTGGAAAACAGCTTGAGACGGCTGCGAACCGATTATGTGGATTTGTACCAGATCCATACGTTTGATCCCGATACGCCATTGGAAGAGACACTGAGGGCACTGGATGACATGGTGCGGTCAGGGAAAGTGCGGTATATCGGGGCATCGAATTACGCGGCGTGGGAACTGGTCAAAGCACTAGGGATCAGTGAGCGGCTGGGGCTGAATCGCTTCGTATCCACACAAGTCAGCTACTCTCTGGCTGACCGTTCACCGGAAAAAGAGCTGGTTCCAGCATGCCTCGATCAGGGAGTCGGCATCATTCCGTACTTTCCGTTGGCAGGCGGGATCCTGACCGGAAAGTACACCTCCACACAGCAAGCGCCTGAAGGATCGCGTGCGGATAAGGAGCCGCGCTTTACCCGGTTTTTGAACGAGGACAAGGTGGCCTTTGGACAAAAGCTGAGCAGCCTGGCAAACGAGCTGGGACATTCGCCTAGCGCCCTGTCTCTCGCATGGCTGATGCATCAGCCAGTCGTCTCCACCGTGATCGTAGGAGCGACGCGCGTGGAGCAGCTGACGGATAACGTCCCCAGTACATCCATCCAGCTGGACGAGTCTACTCGATCGCAGCTGGATCAGCTGAGCGAGCCGTACCGCCATGGAGAGCCTTTCGCTGTCTACCGCTTGTCCTAG